The following nucleotide sequence is from Paenibacillus odorifer.
TCAAGCACAGTCTGCTTATCTTCCGTGACCATCCCTTGGAAAAAAACATGTTTGCCCTCTTCAGTCGTATAACGTACAGCGTTCGTAATCAGCTGCGTAAGGACAAAAGTGAGCCATTTTTCATCCGTAGTTACGGTAATCTGCTCATCTATTTGTATAGCTGGAAAAACTCTTTTTCGAATAAAAAGCCGCTTCTGCTCAGAGGTCACACCACGCACGATTGTCTCCAAATTCAGCCGTTCCACATAGAAATCGTGTTCAAAAGTATCCAGACGGGCCGTATAAAGCACGGTATCCAGTCCTTTTTTCAGACGATCCAGTTCATCACCAATTGCCGTAAAAGGAGGGCCATCCTTATCCTGAATGATCAGATGAATGACAGACAACGGCGTCTTCATGCCATGTACCCATTGATTAATAAAGTGAATATGTTCTTCTAATTTGTGGCGGTAGCTGTGCAAATCATTTTTGTAGAGGCGGAATTGCGACCCCAGTAAACCTCGCAAGCTTACGGCTAGCGGAGAATCCTGTGCAGGGCCACCTGCCTCATCGAGAGAGGAGGGCGTAGTCTCCAAACGTTCGTAGAACGTGCGATTGGTGACATAACGGTAAGCGAGGTAGCCAATCAGTAGACAAGTGCTGAGCAGCGCGGCATATAAACTTACATTCAGACCGCTGCCTCCATCCAGCCGATACACTAATGTGATCAGGACTAGCTGGGCTAGATAAACCACGATCAGGGGGAACTGTTCCCGTAAAAACAACTTCATTCCTCATCCCCCCAATTCGGAATCAAACGGTAGCCTTGACCGCGCACGGTTTGTAGTCCATCTGTGATAGCGAGAGCAGCAAGTTTTTTGCGTACACGTGTAACATATACATTTAATGTATTTTCATCCACGAAGGCTTGATCATCCCAGATTTTTTCGAGCAGCCTGTCCCGGGTAACGATGACTCCGGACTTTTGCATCAGCTCATCTAGTATTTTGGCTTCCGTGTGGCTTAAGTCCACTTTAGCTTCGCCTCGGGTAAGGATTAGCCGCTCTACATCCAGCGTCATTCCCGCAACGTTCAGTGTGCGTTCATTATTCCCTCCGGCATAGGTGCCGTAGGCGCGCCGCAGCTGACTTTTGATTTTGGCCATCGCGATTTCGTAATCAAAAGGCTTAGTGATATAATCGTCGGCTCCATTTTCCAGCGCCATTACTTGGTCCATTTTGCCATCGCGGGCAGATATAAAAAGAATAGGGCAGGTTGAAATTCCGCGAATCTGGCGGCACCAGTAATAACCATCGTATTTTGGCAAATTAACATCAAGAAGCACCAGATGTGGCGTGAACGCTTCAAACTGAGTGCGGACCCGCTCAAAATCACTCACCGCCT
It contains:
- a CDS encoding sensor histidine kinase; amino-acid sequence: MKLFLREQFPLIVVYLAQLVLITLVYRLDGGSGLNVSLYAALLSTCLLIGYLAYRYVTNRTFYERLETTPSSLDEAGGPAQDSPLAVSLRGLLGSQFRLYKNDLHSYRHKLEEHIHFINQWVHGMKTPLSVIHLIIQDKDGPPFTAIGDELDRLKKGLDTVLYTARLDTFEHDFYVERLNLETIVRGVTSEQKRLFIRKRVFPAIQIDEQITVTTDEKWLTFVLTQLITNAVRYTTEEGKHVFFQGMVTEDKQTVLEIRDEGVGIPAGDLPRVFDAYFTGVNGRTFQESTGMGLYLVKQICGKLGHEVSIRSEEGSGTTVRIVFREQHITNLTNV
- a CDS encoding response regulator transcription factor, yielding MFKIFIIEDDRGLVALLQDYLHKFGYETQAVSDFERVRTQFEAFTPHLVLLDVNLPKYDGYYWCRQIRGISTCPILFISARDGKMDQVMALENGADDYITKPFDYEIAMAKIKSQLRRAYGTYAGGNNERTLNVAGMTLDVERLILTRGEAKVDLSHTEAKILDELMQKSGVIVTRDRLLEKIWDDQAFVDENTLNVYVTRVRKKLAALAITDGLQTVRGQGYRLIPNWGDEE